The Takifugu rubripes chromosome 3, fTakRub1.2, whole genome shotgun sequence genome contains a region encoding:
- the rnf223 gene encoding RING finger protein 223, translating into MEQTPQIWHMQAAAQETGSQRKVSVAAQPECSICYNVYDNVFKTPKVLDCTHTFCLECLSRLMAVSPAGQDSDNPSNNISCPFCRQTTMLPQEGPPALTTSHEVLCKLPHHQQQEEPVWLEGEKLCYKSSNDGVGAESPTALCICIDIGASKTADAPPRPSRNFIWQEHPRNWRRLMLFLVLVVLLCVIVLWPLQCIFTTGNMRCRRENANPMPTAATTTTHPLFPHGADE; encoded by the coding sequence ATGGAGCAGACTCCGCAGATTTGGCACATGCAGGCGGCCGCCCAGGAGACTGGGTCCCAGAGGAAGGTGTCAGTGGCGGCTCAGCCGGAGTGTTCCATCTGCTATAATGTCTATGACAACGTCTTCAAGACGCCCAAGGTGCTGGACTGCACGCACACCTTCTGCCTGGAGTGCCTCTCGCGTCTCATGGCCGTCTCACCAGCAGGTCAAGACAGCGACAACCCCTCTAATAACATCTCCTGCCCCTTCTGTCGCCAAACCACGATGCTGCCCCAGGAGGGGCCCCCGGCTCTGACCACGAGCCACGAGGTCCTCTGCAAGCTCcctcaccaccagcagcaggaggagcccgTGTGGCTGGAAGGTGAGAAGCTGTGCTACAAAAGCAGCAACGATGGCGTGGGAGCGGAGAGTCCCACGGCCCTGTGCATCTGCATTGACATCGGAGCGAGCAAGACCGCGGACGCGCCGCCTCGGCCGTCTCGGAACTTCATCTGGCAGGAGCATCCCAGGAATTGGAGGAGGCTCATGCTCTTCCTTGTTCTGGTCGTGCTGCTCTGCGTCATCGTGCTGTGGCCGCTGCAGTGCATTTTCACCACCGGGAACATGCGCTGCCGTCGAGAGAACGCCAACCCAATGCCGactgctgccaccaccaccacccatcctctcttccctcaCGGCGCCGATGAATAA